The DNA window TATCGAGCAGGACGCGGATCTCATCATGTTTATTTACCGGGATGAGGTGTATCACGATGACTCACCGGACAAGGGCACGGCGGAAATCATTATTGGTAAGCAGCGTAACGGCCCCATTGGCCGGGTGCGCCTGACCTTCCAGGGACAATTTTCCCGTTTTGACAATTACGCTGGTCCTCAGTTTGAAGAAGACTGATCCGGCAACAGGCATTCGCAACACAAGGTTGATGGATTGAAACCCTTTCCCCGCGCAGAAATCAGCAGTAGCGCCCTGAAACACAATCTTGCCAGACTCAGACAATTGGCCCCGGACAGCCGGGTCATGGCCGTGGTCAAGGCCAATGGCTATGGCCACGGGCTGCTCAACGTGGCCCAGTGCGTTGCCGATGCCGACGGTTTTGGCCTGGCGCGCCTGGAGGAAGCTCTGGAACTCAGAGCCGGTAAAGTGAAAGCCAAACTGTTGCTATTGGAAGGATTTTTCCGCCAGGAAGACCTGCCATTACTGATAGAACACGACATTGAAACCGTGGTGCATCACGAGTCTCAGCTGCAAATGCTGGAATCCTGCACCCTCAGCCGCCCGGTGACAGTCTGGCTCAAGCTGGATTCGGGCATGCACAGGTTGGGGGTTACGCCGGAGCGGTTTCACGAGCTGTATCAAAGATTGCTGGCCTGCCCCAATGTGGCCAAGCCAATCCATTTAATGACCCATTTTGCCTGCTCGGATGAACCGGACAACGACTTTACCGCCAGGCAAATCAAGGTATTCAACGACCTGACCCGGGATCTGCCCGGACAGCGTACCCTGGCCAATTCCGCCGGTGCTCTTTACTGGCCCGAAAGTCAGGGAGACTGGATCCGCACGGGCATTGCTCTGTACGGTGTATCCCCTGTCTGCGGCGATCTTGGCAGCAACCATGGCCTTATTCCCGCCATGGAGCTGGTATCGCAATTGATTGCGGTACGTGATCACAGCGCCGGCGAACCCGTGGGCTATGGCGCTGCCTGGACAGCCCCCAAGGACACCAAGCTGGGTGTGGTGGCCATAGGCTATGGCGACGGCTATCCGCGCAATGCGCCCGAAGGTACCCCGGTACTTATCAATGGTCGCCGGGTGCCCATAGTGGGCCGGGTGTCCATGGATATGCTGACGGTGGATTTGGGGTTGGATGCCACGGACAAAGTGGGAGACTCAGCCTTGCTGTGGGGCCGGGACTTACCGGTGGAAGAAGTGGCCCAGCACATAGGCACTATCGCCTATGAACTGGTGACCAAATTAACCCCGAGGGTAGCTGTCTGCCTCGCCTGAGGCAGTTAGTTTTCGAAGCAGATTTCAATGTAGGCGGTGCCGTGTGGGCTGGTAAAAGGCATGATGATCTTCTTGCCATCGGCCTTGTGGGAGATCCTGTGGCCCAGGCCCGCCACCACCATTGGGGTTGCCATTTCAAAGTTATAGCCCTTCTCCCCCAACAGGTTCTTGGCGCCGCCGGTCACCATGTTGGTGATCTCCCCCACCAGATCTGTCACCTCATCATTGATGGTACCGGGGTTTTCTCCCAGCATGTTCTGCATGATTTCCAGAATAAGTCCCTGCTCAAAGGTAATGGACATCGAACCCCTGGTTTGGGGCCCCACCATACCAATCAGCCCCGAGACATCTCCCTTGGCCAGGTTATCGGTTTTGAGTTTGGGTTTACCCGGATTCAACTGCATTGATGCCATGGTGGAAATGACATTCAACAGCGACTGAAGAAAAGGATTGATGAATTCTACGTTCATATCTCGGGACACCCTTAGACAAATCAAAAGAAGTACAAACCAGAGCCCCA is part of the Shewanella cyperi genome and encodes:
- the alr gene encoding alanine racemase, producing MKPFPRAEISSSALKHNLARLRQLAPDSRVMAVVKANGYGHGLLNVAQCVADADGFGLARLEEALELRAGKVKAKLLLLEGFFRQEDLPLLIEHDIETVVHHESQLQMLESCTLSRPVTVWLKLDSGMHRLGVTPERFHELYQRLLACPNVAKPIHLMTHFACSDEPDNDFTARQIKVFNDLTRDLPGQRTLANSAGALYWPESQGDWIRTGIALYGVSPVCGDLGSNHGLIPAMELVSQLIAVRDHSAGEPVGYGAAWTAPKDTKLGVVAIGYGDGYPRNAPEGTPVLINGRRVPIVGRVSMDMLTVDLGLDATDKVGDSALLWGRDLPVEEVAQHIGTIAYELVTKLTPRVAVCLA
- a CDS encoding chemotaxis protein CheX gives rise to the protein MNVEFINPFLQSLLNVISTMASMQLNPGKPKLKTDNLAKGDVSGLIGMVGPQTRGSMSITFEQGLILEIMQNMLGENPGTINDEVTDLVGEITNMVTGGAKNLLGEKGYNFEMATPMVVAGLGHRISHKADGKKIIMPFTSPHGTAYIEICFEN